The genomic window GGTGGCTCGTCCCGGACGGAAGCGCCGTTGCGGCGGGCGAACCGCTCTACTCGGTGGGCACCGACAAGGTCGAAACCGAGATTCCGGCCCCCCGTGACGGTGTGCTGCGCTACGGCGCCGCGGAGGCCGACATCGATTACCCCGTTGGCACCACACTCGGCGTGCTCGAGTCTTGAGTACCCCACTTCGGACAGCGGTGTGCTGGCACCGCAAATACCTGGGAGCGAACCAATGGACCTGAATCTCAAAGGCAAACGCGCGCTCATCACCGGCGCCAGCCGCGGCATCGGGCTGGCCATCGCACGGACCCTGTCGGCCGAAGGCGCCGCGGTGGGCATCTGCGCCCGCGGCGCCGAAGCTCTCGCCGAAGTGGCCGGTCAGTTGGGCGAACAGGGCGGGCCGGTCTTCCACCGGACGCTCGACGTCGCCGACACCGCCGCGCTGACCGCCTTCGTCAACGACACCGCTGCCGCGCTGGATGGGCTGGACATCATTGTCGCCAACGCCTCGGCTTCGGTCGGTGACGGCACCGACGCGTGGCTGAACAACTTCCACACCGACCTGATGAGCTTGGTCACCCTCATCGAAGTCGCCACCCCGCACCTGGAACGCAGCGAGTCGGCCGCCGTGGTCGCCATCGCCAGTACCTCGGCGCTGGAAGCCGGAATCCTGCCCACCGCCAACAGCTTCGGCGCGGTCAAGGCCGCCATGCTTCAACATGTGTCCGCACAGGCGCGGCAACTGGGGCCGAAACGGATCCGGCTCAACGCCGTCTCGCCCGGGCCGGTGTTCTTCGATGGCGGCGTGTGGGACAACATCCGCACCGGTATCCCGGCACTGTTCGAAGGCGCGATCGGTGCCACCGCTCTGGGCAAACTGGCCAGCGCCGAGGACGTCGCCAGCGCCGTCGCGTACCTGGCTTCACCCGCAGCCGGGCATATCACCGGCACGAACCTGGTGATCGACGGCGGATTCACCCACCGCTTCGACTATTGAGCTGCCGCGCAGCGCCGTCTGCACGGGGTGATGCGTGAGTTCACGAGAAAGAACCTCATGTCCGAACCTACGGGCCGTATCGAGGTTGTGCTGGTGTGCGGCGGCTACTGGCACGACTTCGATTACGCGCGATTACGATTGCTCACCGAACTGGCCGAGCATGACCGCGTGCGAACCCAGGTATTCGAGGACTACGAGTGTATCGAGGCGCTCGCGAGCGCCCATACTCTGATCACCTACACCTGCAACACGATCCCCACCCCAGGCCAGCGAAAGGCACTGAGCGCGTTCGTCACTCGCGGCGGCCGATGGCTGGCGTTGCACGGCACCAACGCTGCGATCGAGACGATCGGGCCGAATCTGTTTGCCACACCACGCATTCTGGGTGAACTGCCGCAGCTGCTCGGCAGCCAGTTTCTCGGCCACCCGCCGATCGAACCCTACCGGGTGGAGTTGACCGAACCCGACCACCCGTTCCTTCGCGGCATCGAGGCGTTCGAGGTCACCGACGAGCTCTACATCAGCGAACTGCACCCGCCGCTGCGGGTGCTCGCCCACACCCGCTTCGTCGGCGAGTCACCAGGATTCGAAGAAGGGCACGCCCGCGCCGACGAACCGCGTCCCGTGCTGTATCTCAAAGAGCACGGCGCAGGCACGGTCTGCTACTTCACGCTCGGGCACTGCCGGGGCCGATTCGATCTACAGGATCTCGGCGTGGCCGACCTGGGCCGAGTCGACCGAGGCAGCTGGCGGGTTCCCGAGTACCGGACCATCCTGCGCCGATGTATGCAATGGGCCGTCGACGCCGCCGACCAGCAACCATGAACGGTCGACGCCCGCGCGCTCGCCTTCTCGAATCTGTTCGAACACAACCACTTTCGTTGACCTACGCAGCACAAGATGGACGAACACTCGTTGATCGAATTCCGGCAGTACCGCACCGAGCCCGGCCGGCGTGCGGACTTCATCGCCTTGTTCGACCGCGAGTTCGTCGACAGCCAGGACGCCGTCGGCAGCACGTCATCGGTCAGTTCTACGATGAAGACGACCCGAACCGCTTCACCTGGCTGCGGGCCTTCCCGACATGCGAGGCCGAGCCGCTGCGTTGACTGCCTTCTACGTCGACAGCCTCGCCTGGCGCACCCATGGCGAAAGTGCTACCCGAATGCTGGCCGACGTCGATGACGTGCTGCTGCTCGCTACTGGTGTGTCGGCTGCCCAGAGTTCTTGGCGGGCACAGCGTTCGGAGTCGATGGACTGCAGCCGCGGCCAGGCCGGGTTTGGTTGGTGCGGAGCTGGGTGATGCCCGAGGCTCGCGACAGCGCTGTGTCACCCCGATCGTCTAGGTTTGCCGCCATGGGTGAGCAACATCGTTGGATCGAACACGCCGTGCTGTCAGCCCGCGTGTATGAGGCGGCGGAGCAGGCGCTGCGGACGGCGGGGGACACGTTTGTGGCGGCGATTGGTTCGGCATGGCCAGACTTGGATCCGGATCATGTGATTGCGGTGTGGAAGGAGATGCGGAGGTCGGCGCAGCACATGAATGTTGCGCAGGCCGCATTCCTCGCAAGTTTGGATCGGCGGGTGACCGCGGACCAGGCGGGCGAGGTGTTGCAGGCGGTGTGGGCGGCGTTTCCGGGCTACACGTTTCATGACGCGCAGCGCTCGCCGGGTGTCGTCGCGGATACGAGGGATCCGGGGACCTGGTTGCTGCATTGGCTGGATGGCCCGGATGGTTGGGCCGCATCGTTTGTTGATCGCGGGCAGCCGGTGCCGGGTGTGACCGTGAGGGCGAAGCGAGACGGCCTGCATATCTCTCCCGAGTAGTGGAGAAAGCCTCCGCACTGGACTATCCGGGTGCTGGCCGAGGTGAGCGAAGGGGATGAGTGCGGGATTCGGCCGTGCGGGCCGTTGCCGACGCGCCGACGCTCCGGTTGGGCGGAGCGCAGCGGAGCCCCATTGCCGTGGTGCGTTCGTAGCGCGGCGGCGGCCCGTAGGGCCCCTGCCGCTCTTGAACCCAAGACCTTGGACCTGTACGACGCTGGTTGGCGTCTGCGGGTTGTGCCGGTTGTCGGGCATCTTCCGCTGACCATGGTCACCGGGGGCGTCGCTGATCGTGCTGTCGCGCAATGGGTTACGAACGGAAACAGCAAGTCGCTGGTCAGAATGCGCTTGCCGCTTGGGGGAGGGTGATGAAACAGGCCGTGCGCGATGAGGTGATCGACAGGAACCCGATCGACGTGCGCGGTTCAGAAGCTGTACGTGCAGATCGAGGACGAGCTCGAAGACCCTCGATCGCTGGCACTGCCCAATTGGACGGCGTTGATGGTGTTGACCGATGCGCTGGTCCAACGTTCGGCAGATCATTATCAGGGCTGGGGTGACGTGGTGACTTTCGCCGCGTGCACCGCCGCACGGATCGGGGAAGTGTCCGGATGCCGGGCGGGTTGGCGGACAAGGGCAACCGCGTCCGGTACGTGCCGTTGATCGAGGAAGTCCGGCCGTTGGTGCGTGCTGAAGCGGCTCGACATGATCGGACGCGACAACCTGGACGCGCGCCTGTTCCGCGGTCCGCGTGGTGGCCGGATCGCGACGGGAGTGCTCCGTGACGCGACGCACGGGGATGAGGTCGTGAGCGCACTCGGTTATGGGTACCTGCGTCGGCACGACCTTCGCCATACCGGGCTGACATGGATGCCGACGCGGGCGTTCCCTTGCACGTGCTGCAGAAGATCGCCGGGCACGCGGACAGTCGGACGACGGAGAAGTATCTGCATCCCGATCATCGAGAGCTGACCGACGCCCGGGACAAGCTGTCCAAGCACCTGCGGTCCCGCTCTGGTCCCGCTCTGCGGGTGGTGTGAGAATGACGAAACCCCTCCGACCGAGGTCAGAAGGGGTTTCTACTGTCGGGCTGACAGGATTTGAACCTGCGACCACCTGACCCCCAGGACTCGAAACCACGCATTTGCGCACCTCACGCACGGTTCGCACCGCGCCTCGGAATTACGTGACCTCGTGCTGTTCACTGGCATGCGAGACGTGTGGTCCCCAGATGGTCCCCAAGCCCTACCGTCACACCTCCGCGATCCGCCCCGGATATCACCAGCGCACATGGCGTCACATCGACTGTTGGACAGCGTATCTGTAGTTGTCAGTGGCCCCACGTAGCCTTCGGATCATGTCTATCGACTATGGCCGTCGTGCCGATGAACTGATTCGTGGTTGAACCGTCGCCGGCGTACCCCGCAACAGCTGCCGCTTACGTTGGACGACGCCGCCGCTAACAGCAGTTAGGAGACCAAGCGGTTTCATGCGCTTCCGCTGGAAGCAAACAAGACCTTATGGTCCACTTCCGGCGGCTGGCAGTGGGGCTGTTTGACGACTGACAGGAAGTCAGCTAACAGTTCACTCGCTCGCGAGGCACAATCCGGCTGAGTTTGTCTCCGAGGTTTTCGCGCTCAAGTACCAAGTCGTAGCGCGTCTGGAGGTTGATCCAGAACTCGGGTGTGGTGCTGAAGTACCGGGCCAGCCGCAGCGCGGTCCCCGTAGTGATGGCCCTCTTGCCATTCACTATCTGGTTGATCCGCCGTGGCGACACGCCCAACGCCCGTGCAAGCGCGTTCTGGCTGATCCCCAGTGGCTTCATGAACTCTTCCAAGAGAATTTCGCCAGGAGAGGTCGGGGGCAGTGGTGTCGTGGGGGCCATGGTCTCTCCCTTCAGTGATAGTCGACGATCTCTACGTCGCGCGGTCCGGCTGCTTCCCATGCGAAGCAGATCCGCCATTTGTCGTTGATGCGAATGCTGTGCTGACCCTCGCGATCACCTCTGAGCTTTTCCAGCCTATTGGCAGGCGGCGCCCGCAAATCGTTCAACTGCGCGGCGGCATCGAGCATCGTCAGCTTCCTAAGCGCA from Nocardia iowensis includes these protein-coding regions:
- a CDS encoding biotin/lipoyl-containing protein — its product is MDIKMPKLDVSMTAGTFMGWLVPDGSAVAAGEPLYSVGTDKVETEIPAPRDGVLRYGAAEADIDYPVGTTLGVLES
- a CDS encoding SDR family NAD(P)-dependent oxidoreductase: MDLNLKGKRALITGASRGIGLAIARTLSAEGAAVGICARGAEALAEVAGQLGEQGGPVFHRTLDVADTAALTAFVNDTAAALDGLDIIVANASASVGDGTDAWLNNFHTDLMSLVTLIEVATPHLERSESAAVVAIASTSALEAGILPTANSFGAVKAAMLQHVSAQARQLGPKRIRLNAVSPGPVFFDGGVWDNIRTGIPALFEGAIGATALGKLASAEDVASAVAYLASPAAGHITGTNLVIDGGFTHRFDY
- a CDS encoding ThuA domain-containing protein, which codes for MSEPTGRIEVVLVCGGYWHDFDYARLRLLTELAEHDRVRTQVFEDYECIEALASAHTLITYTCNTIPTPGQRKALSAFVTRGGRWLALHGTNAAIETIGPNLFATPRILGELPQLLGSQFLGHPPIEPYRVELTEPDHPFLRGIEAFEVTDELYISELHPPLRVLAHTRFVGESPGFEEGHARADEPRPVLYLKEHGAGTVCYFTLGHCRGRFDLQDLGVADLGRVDRGSWRVPEYRTILRRCMQWAVDAADQQP
- a CDS encoding site-specific integrase; the encoded protein is MDADAGVPLHVLQKIAGHADSRTTEKYLHPDHRELTDARDKLSKHLRSRSGPALRVV
- a CDS encoding HigA family addiction module antitoxin — encoded protein: MAPTTPLPPTSPGEILLEEFMKPLGISQNALARALGVSPRRINQIVNGKRAITTGTALRLARYFSTTPEFWINLQTRYDLVLERENLGDKLSRIVPRERVNC
- a CDS encoding type II toxin-antitoxin system RelE/ParE family toxin, with product MIQSFKDGEAQKLWTERSAPKLGQLQTVALRKLTMLDAAAQLNDLRAPPANRLEKLRGDREGQHSIRINDKWRICFAWEAAGPRDVEIVDYH